One region of uncultured Fusobacterium sp. genomic DNA includes:
- a CDS encoding cyclically-permuted mutarotase family protein, translating into MKKILFAAIVSSLILAGCSSTNVVKQPNVDRKITWETAGHLPAQKGYEKNIGTAGVLYGSLEGKYVVVGGGANFPIKPTAEGGPKVLYSDVYVLTENNGQLEVVEHTNLPHEIGYGASVTTDKGIYYIGGAAQAENDNDIWFLSMKDGKLNFEKVGDLPFTFQNGGAVEKDGKLYVHTGKQAGQASNKFYSYDLATQEVVELAPVPGETRTQAVSQLLNGELYVFSGGNSKAFVDGYKYNFDTNTWTEVAPVVVNGKEVSLLGANSVKLNESEMMVIGGFEKQLWNDANYYLGNLKGDELAAYKAKYFGADPAEFGWNREILVYNAETNSWKTIGEIPFDAPCGEGLVLLGNKVFSINGEIKPGVRTDRMYTGTIIKK; encoded by the coding sequence ATGAAAAAAATTTTATTTGCTGCAATCGTTTCATCATTAATCTTAGCTGGATGTTCATCAACTAACGTTGTAAAACAACCTAATGTTGATAGAAAAATTACTTGGGAAACTGCTGGACATCTTCCTGCACAAAAAGGATATGAAAAAAATATAGGAACTGCTGGTGTTCTTTATGGATCTTTAGAAGGAAAATATGTAGTAGTTGGTGGAGGAGCTAACTTCCCTATTAAACCTACTGCTGAAGGAGGACCAAAAGTTCTTTATTCTGATGTATATGTTTTAACTGAAAATAATGGACAACTTGAAGTTGTAGAACATACAAATTTACCTCATGAAATAGGATATGGAGCTTCTGTAACTACTGATAAAGGAATTTATTACATAGGAGGAGCTGCTCAAGCTGAAAATGACAATGACATTTGGTTCCTATCTATGAAAGATGGAAAATTAAATTTTGAAAAAGTAGGAGATTTACCTTTCACATTCCAAAATGGTGGAGCTGTTGAAAAAGATGGTAAACTATATGTTCATACTGGAAAACAAGCTGGACAAGCTTCTAATAAATTCTATTCTTATGATTTAGCTACTCAAGAAGTTGTAGAATTAGCACCAGTTCCAGGAGAAACTAGAACTCAAGCTGTTTCACAACTTTTAAATGGAGAATTATATGTATTTAGTGGAGGAAACTCTAAAGCTTTTGTAGATGGATATAAATATAATTTTGATACAAATACTTGGACAGAAGTAGCTCCAGTTGTTGTAAATGGTAAAGAAGTTTCTTTATTAGGTGCTAACTCTGTTAAATTAAACGAAAGTGAAATGATGGTAATTGGTGGATTTGAAAAACAATTATGGAATGACGCTAACTACTATTTAGGAAATTTAAAAGGTGATGAATTAGCTGCTTATAAAGCTAAATATTTTGGAGCTGATCCTGCTGAGTTTGGATGGAATAGAGAAATTTTAGTATATAACGCTGAAACTAACTCTTGGAAAACTATAGGTGAAATCCCATTTGATGCTCCTTGTGGAGAAGGATTAGTACTTTTAGGAAATAAAGTATTCTCTATAAATGGAGAAATCAAACCAGGTGTTAGAACTGATAGAATGTATACTGGTACTATAATCAAAAAATAA
- a CDS encoding type II toxin-antitoxin system antitoxin SocA domain-containing protein, translating into MEKILNVAQFIYDELKKSLKYEDSEIDEMKLHKLLYFSQRESYALLGKPLFIEELEGWKFGPVSRLVRSSFIKGIGMYDETFDISPEAAYIVKNVVLGYGKLNSWELSDITHRELSWLKSREGLKKDENGSIIIRKEDILEDAKKIRPYDHLYDMYYDEFEECDLE; encoded by the coding sequence ATGGAAAAAATATTGAATGTTGCACAATTTATTTATGATGAATTAAAGAAATCTTTAAAGTATGAAGATTCAGAAATTGATGAAATGAAATTACATAAACTTCTATATTTTTCTCAAAGAGAATCATATGCACTTTTAGGAAAACCTCTCTTTATTGAAGAACTTGAAGGATGGAAATTTGGTCCAGTAAGTAGACTAGTAAGAAGTTCTTTTATAAAAGGGATTGGAATGTATGATGAAACCTTTGATATTTCTCCAGAAGCAGCATATATAGTAAAAAATGTGGTTTTAGGATATGGGAAATTAAATAGTTGGGAACTTAGTGATATAACACATAGAGAATTATCTTGGCTAAAGTCTAGAGAGGGATTAAAAAAAGATGAAAACGGAAGTATTATTATAAGAAAAGAAGACATATTAGAAGATGCAAAAAAGATAAGACCATATGATCATTTATATGATATGTATTATGATGAGTTTGAAGAGTGTGATTTAGAATGA